The following nucleotide sequence is from Diospyros lotus cultivar Yz01 chromosome 3, ASM1463336v1, whole genome shotgun sequence.
CGCATCGTCGTTGCCGGCGGAACATGCGACTTCGAGGACAATCCACTCGCCGTCGAGATCTACGACGTCGCTTCTCGAACCTGGAGCTCCTGCGAGTCCATGCCGGCGGTCCTCAAAGATTCCTCGGCGTCGACGTGGCTGTCCGCTGCCAGCGACGACCGCAAGCTCTACGTGACAGAGAAGCACTCCGGCACGACACTCGCCCTCGATCCAGAGACCAAGACCTGGTCCGGACCGTACAATCTCCGTCCCGATCCATCCATTTTCTACTCCGTCATCTCGTTCTCCAACAACCGTTTGATACTAATCGCACTGATCGGAGACGCGAGCAACGCCAAAGGACTCAAGCTTTGGGGAGTGAACTGCGAGAGCTTCGAGTGCGAAGGGGAGATCGGAGAGATGCCAATGGAGCTTCTGGAAAAACTAAAGGGTGAAAGCCTCCAACTATCTTCGATCGGCGTTTGTTTCTCGGGAAAATTTGTGTACATATTCAATCCTTCGTGGGCGGAGGAAGTAATCGGCTGCGAATTTGACAAGGGCGGGTGTAGGTGGTGGAGCATACGCAATCGGAATGGAAATGGAACGGAGAGATTGGTGTTAACGTGCTCGGAGGTTGGGATTGAGGATGTGCGGGTGGCGTTGAGATCGAAGAATAGCAGGATCAAGGCATTACAGTGACAATTTTTTCAGTgtcattaaatt
It contains:
- the LOC127796389 gene encoding F-box/kelch-repeat protein At1g23390, with translation MVRAGSKEKEETPVHGHVLERILSHVSLVDLVPASHVSKAWMRAVFSSLRHFNAPKPWVIVHAQGSRTPNRVTARAYDPRSDVWFEVQPPAIEHVSAVRSSSSNILYALSPATLSFSVDPLRLTWHQADAPAVWRADPIVAAVGGRIVVAGGTCDFEDNPLAVEIYDVASRTWSSCESMPAVLKDSSASTWLSAASDDRKLYVTEKHSGTTLALDPETKTWSGPYNLRPDPSIFYSVISFSNNRLILIALIGDASNAKGLKLWGVNCESFECEGEIGEMPMELLEKLKGESLQLSSIGVCFSGKFVYIFNPSWAEEVIGCEFDKGGCRWWSIRNRNGNGTERLVLTCSEVGIEDVRVALRSKNSRIKALQ